The Microbacterium sp. Nx66 genome contains a region encoding:
- a CDS encoding alpha/beta fold hydrolase, which translates to MPAPVTLPRLSWGDPAAGRRALLVHGLGSSGALMWRLGDALAAAGWHATAVDLRGHGDAPRALDYSVAAYAADLVATRPAGSRAWDAVVGHSLGGAAGTVAAADDTGWTHRLVLIDPAIHIVQRDAAIVRHNQERAFADNRLDAVRQEHPHWHPQDQELKADAVRRASAWAVEQTSAQNQPWDVRGHAARLTVPTHVIGGDPAVYSIFTGPLADEVLASNPRISLSVVAGAGHSVHRDRPEESIRQLLEALA; encoded by the coding sequence ATGCCCGCTCCCGTCACCCTTCCCCGCCTGAGCTGGGGCGATCCCGCGGCGGGGCGACGCGCCCTTCTCGTGCACGGTCTCGGCTCGTCCGGCGCACTCATGTGGCGGCTCGGCGATGCTCTCGCGGCGGCCGGTTGGCACGCGACGGCGGTGGACCTGCGCGGCCACGGTGACGCCCCGCGGGCCCTCGACTACTCCGTCGCGGCGTATGCCGCGGATCTCGTCGCGACGCGGCCTGCCGGGTCGCGCGCCTGGGACGCCGTCGTCGGGCACTCGCTCGGCGGGGCGGCCGGTACGGTGGCCGCCGCCGACGACACGGGCTGGACGCACCGCCTGGTCCTCATCGACCCCGCGATCCACATCGTCCAGCGGGACGCGGCCATCGTCCGCCACAACCAGGAACGCGCCTTCGCCGACAACCGCCTCGACGCCGTGCGGCAGGAGCATCCGCACTGGCACCCGCAGGACCAGGAGCTCAAGGCCGACGCCGTCCGGCGGGCGAGTGCGTGGGCGGTCGAGCAGACCAGCGCCCAGAATCAGCCGTGGGACGTCCGCGGACACGCGGCCCGCCTGACCGTGCCCACGCACGTGATCGGCGGCGACCCCGCCGTCTACAGCATCTTCACCGGACCCCTCGCCGACGAGGTGCTCGCGAGCAACCCCCGCATCTCCCTGTCGGTCGTGGCCGGCGCCGGCCACTCGGTGCATCGCGACCGCCCGGAGGAATCGATCCGACAGCTCCTGGAGGCTCTGGCATGA
- a CDS encoding acyl-CoA dehydrogenase family protein: MNDFDPSAYLPDDLLDRIRERAPIHDRENTFPQADLDELRAAGYLSILVPRERGGAGLGLEQAAVLQQRLAGAAPATALAINMHLVWTGVAKVFSDRGVPGLEFVQDGAVAGEVFAFGISEGGNDLVLFGSDTAAVPDGGGGYAFTGTKIFTSLAPVWTKLGLHGLDTTSPDAPKLVFAFVDRTSAVTTADDWDTLGMRGTQSRTTRLDGAVADAAHVVRRIDPGPSPDPIVFGIFSVFEILLASVYTGIARRALELAVAAAHRRRSKKSGTAYSQDPDIRWRIADMALAYDALPPQIAALARDVDERADRGAGWFPALSGVKHRAVTMAKQVVDEAMLVAGGGSYFSGNELSRLYRDVLAGAFHPSDPESAHATAASAWLGPIEA; the protein is encoded by the coding sequence ATGAACGACTTCGACCCGTCGGCGTATCTCCCCGACGACCTGCTCGACCGCATCCGCGAACGGGCGCCGATCCACGACCGGGAGAACACCTTCCCCCAGGCGGACCTCGACGAGCTCCGCGCAGCCGGCTACCTGTCCATCCTCGTGCCCCGGGAGCGCGGCGGCGCGGGACTCGGCCTGGAGCAGGCGGCCGTCCTCCAGCAGCGGCTCGCCGGCGCCGCGCCCGCAACGGCCCTGGCGATCAATATGCACCTGGTCTGGACCGGCGTGGCCAAGGTCTTCTCGGATCGCGGGGTCCCCGGTCTCGAGTTCGTGCAGGACGGCGCCGTGGCCGGAGAGGTCTTCGCGTTCGGCATCAGCGAGGGCGGCAACGACCTCGTGCTGTTCGGGAGCGACACGGCGGCGGTCCCGGACGGCGGCGGCGGCTACGCCTTCACCGGCACCAAGATCTTCACCTCGCTCGCCCCCGTGTGGACGAAGCTCGGCCTGCACGGCCTCGACACCACGAGCCCGGACGCGCCGAAGCTCGTGTTCGCCTTCGTCGACCGCACGTCCGCGGTCACCACTGCGGATGACTGGGACACCCTCGGCATGCGCGGCACACAGAGCCGGACCACGCGGCTCGACGGCGCCGTCGCGGATGCGGCGCACGTGGTGCGGCGCATCGACCCGGGACCCAGCCCGGACCCGATCGTCTTCGGCATCTTCTCCGTCTTCGAGATCCTCCTCGCCTCCGTCTACACCGGCATCGCGCGCCGGGCCCTCGAGCTGGCCGTGGCGGCGGCGCACCGACGTCGCTCGAAGAAGAGCGGCACCGCGTACAGCCAGGATCCGGACATCCGCTGGCGTATCGCCGACATGGCCCTCGCCTACGACGCGCTCCCGCCGCAGATCGCCGCCCTCGCCCGCGACGTGGATGAGCGCGCGGACCGCGGCGCCGGCTGGTTCCCCGCGCTCTCGGGAGTCAAGCACCGGGCGGTGACGATGGCCAAGCAGGTGGTCGACGAGGCGATGCTGGTGGCCGGTGGCGGCTCGTACTTCTCCGGCAACGAGCTCTCCCGGCTGTACCGCGACGTCCTCGCCGGGGCGTTCCACCCCTCCGACCCCGAGTCGGCGCACGCCACAGCGGCGAGCGCCTGGCTCGGCCCGATCGAGGCCTGA
- a CDS encoding Lrp/AsnC family transcriptional regulator: MAPSKKDHTLDAISKTIVEMLQEDGRRSYSEIGRIVGLSEAAVRQRVQRLTESGIMQIVAVTDPMQLGFHRQAMVGVKVAGDARGVAEAIADIDEVDYVVITVGSFDVLVEAVCEDDDHLLALVNDRIRPIQGVVSTETFIYAKLQKQQFAWGTR; encoded by the coding sequence ATGGCACCGTCGAAGAAGGACCACACCCTCGACGCGATCTCCAAGACCATCGTCGAGATGCTGCAGGAGGACGGCCGCCGCTCGTACTCCGAGATCGGCCGCATCGTGGGGCTGAGCGAGGCCGCCGTCCGCCAGCGGGTGCAGCGCCTCACGGAGTCGGGCATCATGCAGATCGTCGCGGTGACGGATCCCATGCAGCTCGGCTTCCACCGGCAGGCGATGGTGGGCGTCAAGGTCGCCGGCGACGCGCGGGGCGTGGCCGAGGCGATCGCCGACATCGACGAGGTCGACTACGTCGTGATCACGGTCGGATCGTTCGATGTGCTCGTCGAGGCGGTGTGCGAGGACGACGACCATCTGCTGGCGCTCGTCAACGACCGCATCCGTCCGATCCAGGGCGTGGTGTCGACGGAGACCTTCATCTACGCGAAGCTCCAGAAGCAGCAGTTCGCCTGGGGCACACGCTGA
- a CDS encoding PucR family transcriptional regulator, with product MAERQEFFFGRTDRPDRRSSALLVGDVLALPAVQEGAPTVLVGGPALEAGVRWVHVSDSADVARLLDGGELLLTTGAAWPTGTAALRVLVAELAAIGVSGIVIELGPRMSRVPDAVIEACAAAGLALVALAVEVKFVAVTEAVHRALIEAQTAALRERQRLHDLFTALSLRGAPADLIVSEVARALDVPVHLENLAGEVVAVEALRVPVGQALRPPGPDGGDRVPVQARGVRWGWLIAADGPPHPAGRATVLELGATALAFGCLADGEGAWTVLAHRSLIEDLLGARFAREEDVEVRLRRLGLDLAGTTGTGLVFRTDEASDRLVARARAAGLAAVGSRRGADVVLLVATGVGALSDAAVRHLSGGAPAILGPSAEGVLGLLASTRAALDLAARPSGGDVPAVRRVADRPLERLVSALRDDRRLQAHSEQMLDPLVRHDRDRRGDLLAVLAALVAHPGNRSAAAAASHLSRSVFYQRLALIGDLLGADLDDGETLAALHLALLARRRDTTPPL from the coding sequence GTGGCAGAGCGTCAGGAGTTCTTCTTCGGTCGGACAGACCGTCCGGATCGGCGCTCGTCGGCGCTGCTCGTCGGGGACGTCCTCGCTCTTCCCGCGGTCCAGGAGGGAGCGCCGACCGTCCTTGTCGGCGGCCCGGCACTCGAGGCCGGGGTGCGGTGGGTCCACGTCTCGGACAGCGCCGACGTCGCCCGCCTGCTCGACGGCGGCGAGCTGCTGCTCACGACCGGCGCCGCCTGGCCGACCGGCACCGCAGCACTGCGCGTGCTCGTGGCGGAGCTGGCGGCGATCGGGGTCTCGGGCATCGTGATCGAACTCGGCCCGCGGATGTCCCGCGTCCCGGACGCGGTCATCGAGGCCTGCGCCGCCGCCGGTCTCGCCCTCGTCGCGCTCGCGGTGGAGGTGAAGTTCGTCGCGGTGACCGAGGCCGTGCACCGGGCGCTGATCGAAGCGCAGACCGCGGCGCTCCGCGAACGGCAGCGTCTGCATGATCTCTTCACCGCCCTCAGCCTCCGTGGCGCACCGGCCGACCTCATCGTGTCGGAGGTCGCCCGTGCGCTCGACGTCCCCGTCCACCTCGAGAACCTGGCAGGAGAGGTCGTCGCCGTCGAAGCTCTCCGCGTTCCGGTCGGCCAGGCTCTCCGTCCGCCCGGCCCGGATGGCGGTGACCGTGTGCCGGTGCAGGCGCGCGGTGTGCGCTGGGGCTGGCTCATCGCGGCGGACGGTCCACCGCATCCCGCCGGTCGCGCCACCGTCTTGGAGCTGGGGGCGACCGCCCTCGCCTTCGGTTGCCTCGCCGACGGGGAAGGCGCGTGGACCGTGCTCGCGCACCGCAGCCTCATCGAGGATCTCCTCGGCGCGCGCTTCGCCCGTGAGGAGGATGTCGAGGTCCGGCTCCGGCGGCTCGGGCTGGATCTCGCGGGCACCACCGGCACCGGGCTCGTGTTCCGCACCGACGAGGCATCGGACCGGCTGGTCGCCCGTGCGCGTGCGGCCGGTCTGGCTGCGGTGGGCTCGCGGCGCGGCGCCGACGTGGTGCTGCTCGTCGCGACCGGCGTCGGCGCCCTGTCCGATGCGGCCGTCCGCCACCTCTCCGGCGGTGCGCCCGCGATCCTCGGTCCGAGCGCCGAAGGCGTGCTCGGACTCCTGGCCTCGACCCGTGCCGCGCTCGACCTCGCCGCGCGGCCGTCCGGGGGTGACGTGCCGGCGGTCCGCCGCGTCGCCGACCGGCCGCTCGAGCGCCTCGTGTCCGCCCTGCGCGACGATCGGCGACTCCAGGCGCACAGCGAGCAGATGCTGGATCCGCTCGTGCGTCACGACAGGGATCGCCGAGGCGATCTGCTCGCCGTGCTCGCCGCTCTCGTGGCGCACCCGGGCAACCGCTCCGCCGCGGCGGCCGCGAGCCATCTCTCCCGCTCGGTGTTCTATCAGCGCCTCGCGCTCATCGGCGACCTGCTGGGCGCGGATCTGGACGACGGGGAGACCCTCGCCGCCCTGCACCTCGCCCTGCTCGCCCGCCGTCGTGATACGACGCCGCCGCTCTGA
- a CDS encoding CoA-acylating methylmalonate-semialdehyde dehydrogenase, with the protein MNTVRHLINGTETAAAARRGPVFDPATGAVTKEVAFASAAEVDAAVAAAAAALPAWRETSLIKRADVFFRLRQLLTERTDELAAIVTSEHGKVLSDAAGEVSRGIENVEFAAGLVHLLKGERSEQVARGVDVHSVKQPVGVVAAITPFNFPVMVPLWMVASAIACGNTVVLKPSEKDPSAAVWLARLFHEAGLPDGVLNVVHGDREAVDALLESPRVQAVSFVGSTPIARAIYQRASAAGKRVQALGGAKNHMVVMPDADIDAAADAAVSAAYGSAGERCMAVSVLVAVGDIADDLVAAIARRIDGLSIGPGTDPASAMGPLITAEHRDRVASYVAGAPGEGARVVVDGTSAEFDGDGFFLGASLIDDVTPGMRVYDDEIFGPVLSVVRVGSYAEAVALVNANAYGNGTAIFTRDGGTARQYEFDIEVGMVGVNVPIPVPVGAYSFGGWKDSLFGDAHIYGPESVHFYTRSKVVTTRWPDHTPSQIDLGFPSNH; encoded by the coding sequence GTGAACACCGTCCGTCATCTCATCAACGGCACCGAGACGGCCGCTGCGGCGCGCCGCGGCCCCGTCTTCGACCCGGCGACAGGAGCCGTCACGAAGGAGGTCGCCTTCGCCTCGGCCGCCGAGGTCGACGCCGCCGTCGCCGCCGCGGCTGCGGCACTCCCGGCGTGGCGGGAGACGAGCCTCATCAAACGCGCCGACGTGTTCTTCCGGCTCCGCCAGCTCCTCACGGAGCGCACGGACGAGCTGGCGGCGATCGTCACGTCCGAGCACGGCAAGGTCCTGTCCGACGCGGCCGGCGAGGTGTCCCGGGGCATCGAGAACGTCGAGTTCGCGGCCGGCCTCGTACATCTGCTCAAGGGCGAGCGCAGCGAGCAGGTCGCCCGCGGGGTCGACGTGCACTCCGTCAAGCAGCCGGTCGGGGTGGTCGCCGCCATCACCCCGTTCAACTTCCCGGTCATGGTGCCGCTGTGGATGGTCGCCTCGGCCATCGCCTGCGGCAACACCGTCGTCCTCAAGCCCAGTGAGAAGGATCCGTCCGCCGCGGTGTGGCTCGCACGGCTGTTCCACGAGGCGGGCCTGCCGGACGGCGTCCTCAACGTCGTGCACGGCGACCGGGAGGCCGTCGACGCGCTTCTCGAGTCCCCGCGGGTGCAGGCGGTGAGCTTCGTCGGATCGACGCCCATCGCCCGGGCGATCTACCAGCGGGCGTCTGCCGCCGGGAAGCGCGTCCAAGCGCTCGGTGGCGCGAAGAACCACATGGTCGTGATGCCCGACGCCGACATCGACGCGGCCGCCGACGCCGCCGTCTCCGCGGCCTACGGCTCCGCGGGCGAACGCTGCATGGCGGTGTCCGTGCTCGTGGCCGTGGGCGACATCGCCGACGACCTCGTCGCCGCGATCGCCCGCCGCATCGACGGCCTCTCGATCGGCCCCGGCACGGACCCGGCGAGCGCGATGGGCCCGCTCATCACCGCGGAGCACCGCGATCGCGTCGCGTCCTATGTCGCGGGAGCCCCCGGAGAGGGCGCCAGGGTCGTCGTCGACGGCACGAGCGCGGAGTTCGACGGCGACGGCTTCTTCCTCGGCGCGAGCCTGATCGACGACGTCACCCCTGGCATGCGCGTCTATGACGACGAGATCTTCGGCCCGGTCCTGTCCGTCGTGCGCGTGGGCTCCTACGCGGAGGCCGTCGCGTTGGTCAACGCGAACGCCTACGGCAACGGCACGGCGATCTTCACGCGCGACGGCGGGACGGCACGGCAGTACGAGTTCGACATCGAGGTCGGCATGGTCGGCGTCAACGTCCCGATCCCGGTGCCCGTCGGCGCGTACTCCTTCGGCGGGTGGAAGGACTCCCTCTTCGGCGACGCGCACATCTACGGCCCGGAGTCCGTGCACTTCTACACGCGGTCGAAGGTCGTGACGACGCGGTGGCCCGACCACACCCCGTCGCAGATCGACCTCGGCTTCCCGAGCAACCACTGA
- a CDS encoding aspartate aminotransferase family protein has protein sequence MTTFTDRHGVSSPLPAPDAEAQVRADDRAHVFHSWSAQALIDPLPVAAGQGSTFWDYEGTAYLDFSSQLVNLNLGHQHPDLVAAIQRQAGRLATIQPSMANDVRGELARLIAEVAPDGFEKVFFTNGGAEANEYAVRMARQATGRRKVLSMYRSYHGSTATAISLTGDPRRWANDVTDTGAVRFFGPYLYRSPFHSETPEQETERALAHLEQTIQLEGPQTIAAIIVETVVGTNGVLLPPPGYLPGVRALCDRYGIVFIADEVMVGFGRLGEWFGIDAFEGRPDLITFAKGVNSGYVPLGGVVISDRIAAAFDTVPFAGGLTYSGHPLACAAGVATFEVYRRDGILERVRDLGERIVGPTLRAWASSHPSVGEVRGRGLFWAVELVRDQQTREPLVPFNATGTDAAPMTAFAAAAKRAGVWPFTHFHRVHIAPPLVIEEAELVRGLAGIEEALTVADDIAAG, from the coding sequence ATGACGACCTTCACCGACCGCCACGGGGTCTCCTCCCCCCTCCCCGCCCCCGACGCCGAAGCGCAGGTGCGCGCCGACGACCGCGCCCACGTCTTCCACTCCTGGAGCGCCCAGGCGCTGATCGACCCGTTGCCGGTCGCCGCCGGCCAGGGCTCGACGTTCTGGGACTACGAGGGCACCGCCTACCTCGACTTCTCCAGCCAGCTCGTGAACCTCAACCTCGGCCATCAGCACCCGGACCTCGTCGCCGCGATCCAGCGGCAGGCCGGGCGGCTCGCGACCATCCAGCCGTCGATGGCCAATGATGTGCGGGGTGAGCTCGCGCGCCTCATCGCCGAGGTCGCCCCGGACGGCTTCGAGAAGGTGTTCTTCACGAACGGCGGCGCGGAGGCGAATGAGTACGCGGTGCGCATGGCCCGGCAGGCCACGGGCCGCCGGAAGGTGCTGTCGATGTACCGCAGCTACCACGGCTCCACCGCCACCGCGATCTCCCTCACCGGCGACCCCCGTCGCTGGGCGAACGACGTCACGGACACCGGCGCCGTGCGGTTCTTCGGCCCGTACCTGTACCGCTCCCCGTTCCACAGCGAGACGCCGGAGCAGGAGACGGAGCGCGCCCTCGCGCATCTGGAGCAGACCATCCAGCTCGAGGGCCCGCAGACGATCGCCGCGATCATCGTCGAGACAGTGGTCGGCACCAACGGCGTGCTGCTTCCGCCGCCCGGCTATCTGCCCGGGGTGCGCGCGCTGTGCGACCGCTACGGGATCGTCTTCATCGCCGACGAGGTGATGGTGGGGTTCGGCCGGCTCGGCGAATGGTTCGGCATCGACGCCTTCGAGGGGCGCCCCGACCTGATCACCTTCGCGAAGGGGGTGAACTCGGGCTACGTCCCGCTCGGCGGCGTCGTGATCTCGGACCGCATCGCCGCAGCCTTCGACACCGTTCCGTTCGCGGGCGGGCTCACGTACTCCGGACACCCTCTCGCCTGCGCGGCCGGTGTCGCCACGTTCGAGGTGTACCGCCGCGACGGCATCCTGGAACGGGTACGCGACCTCGGCGAGCGGATCGTCGGCCCGACGCTGCGCGCGTGGGCATCGTCGCATCCGAGCGTGGGTGAGGTACGCGGCCGCGGCCTGTTCTGGGCGGTGGAGCTCGTGCGGGACCAGCAGACCAGGGAGCCGCTGGTGCCGTTCAACGCGACCGGTACCGATGCCGCGCCGATGACCGCGTTCGCAGCCGCCGCGAAGCGGGCAGGAGTCTGGCCCTTCACGCACTTCCACCGCGTGCACATCGCCCCGCCGCTGGTGATCGAGGAGGCGGAGCTGGTGCGGGGACTGGCCGGGATCGAGGAGGCGCTGACGGTCGCCGACGATATCGCCGCCGGCTGA
- a CDS encoding metal-sensitive transcriptional regulator produces the protein MIEDIKKRALHRTSILEGQMRGVARMIENEEYCMDIITQSRAIQRSLESLNRLLLENHLRTHVTHMFEDGGEERDKAVGELLKAFDFDRK, from the coding sequence GTGATCGAAGACATCAAGAAGCGCGCTCTGCACCGCACCAGCATCCTCGAGGGTCAGATGCGCGGTGTCGCGCGGATGATCGAGAACGAGGAGTACTGCATGGACATCATCACGCAGTCCCGCGCGATCCAGCGCTCCCTCGAGTCACTCAACCGTCTGCTGTTGGAGAACCACCTGCGCACGCACGTCACCCACATGTTCGAGGACGGCGGCGAGGAGCGCGACAAGGCCGTCGGCGAGCTCCTCAAGGCGTTCGACTTCGACCGCAAGTAG
- a CDS encoding DUF445 domain-containing protein, translating into MPRTPTTLLSVADQERRRALRRMKAVALGALIFMALAFIVAFAFQERVGGLAYVRAAAEGGMVGALADWFAVTALFRRPLGLPIPHTAIIPNRKDEIGRTLGEFVETNFLAADVVRTKLTSTAIALRAGEWLRETPHAERVAAEGATVATAVLNALSDDDVRDLLADLAREHLVAPEWGPPAGAWLEKIVDAEAHHGAVDLAVDSIGRWLDANAASFAGLVSRRLPGWMPKIAHRLIDDTVYNEAVKFVRAVQADPRHPARLAIDGYLSRLADALQNDPATREKLENAKAALFDSPRVGALAAEAWNTAKNGLLTSLADPESGLRRRAVQALQEVGERLTTDAALQRRVDTWVSDAAVFLVDRYRHDIASIITDTVERWDPAETTEKIELMVGRDLQYIRLNGTVVGALAGLAIFTVAHALIPGV; encoded by the coding sequence ATGCCGCGAACACCCACGACGCTGCTCTCCGTCGCCGACCAGGAGCGTCGGCGCGCGCTGCGGCGGATGAAGGCCGTCGCGCTCGGCGCCCTCATCTTCATGGCGCTCGCCTTCATCGTCGCGTTCGCGTTCCAGGAGCGGGTCGGTGGGCTCGCCTACGTGCGAGCCGCGGCGGAGGGCGGGATGGTCGGCGCGCTGGCGGACTGGTTCGCGGTCACGGCGCTTTTCCGCCGTCCGCTCGGCCTGCCCATCCCGCACACCGCGATCATCCCGAACCGCAAGGACGAGATCGGCCGCACGCTGGGCGAGTTCGTGGAGACGAACTTCCTCGCTGCCGACGTCGTGCGCACCAAGCTGACCAGCACCGCGATCGCCCTCCGCGCCGGCGAGTGGCTCCGCGAGACCCCGCATGCCGAGCGGGTCGCTGCCGAGGGCGCGACGGTCGCGACGGCGGTGCTGAACGCGCTGAGCGACGACGACGTGCGCGACCTCCTCGCCGACCTCGCCCGCGAGCACCTCGTCGCACCGGAGTGGGGGCCGCCCGCCGGAGCGTGGCTGGAGAAGATCGTCGACGCGGAAGCGCACCACGGCGCTGTCGACCTCGCGGTGGACAGCATCGGGCGGTGGCTCGACGCGAACGCCGCGTCCTTCGCCGGACTCGTCTCCCGACGACTCCCCGGGTGGATGCCGAAGATCGCGCACCGCCTGATCGACGACACGGTGTACAACGAGGCGGTCAAGTTCGTCCGCGCCGTGCAGGCCGATCCGCGGCATCCGGCCCGCCTCGCGATCGACGGGTACCTGTCCCGCCTCGCTGATGCGCTGCAGAACGATCCCGCGACCCGCGAGAAGCTGGAGAACGCCAAGGCCGCCCTCTTCGACAGCCCGCGCGTCGGTGCCCTCGCGGCGGAGGCCTGGAACACCGCCAAGAACGGACTCCTCACCTCCCTCGCCGACCCGGAGAGCGGGCTGCGGCGTCGCGCCGTGCAAGCCCTGCAGGAGGTCGGCGAGCGGCTCACGACCGACGCCGCCCTGCAGCGCCGGGTCGACACGTGGGTCTCGGACGCGGCCGTCTTCCTCGTCGACCGGTACCGGCACGACATCGCCTCGATCATCACCGACACCGTGGAGCGCTGGGATCCCGCCGAGACCACCGAGAAGATCGAGCTCATGGTCGGCCGCGACCTGCAGTACATCCGTCTGAACGGCACCGTCGTCGGCGCCCTCGCCGGCCTCGCGATCTTCACCGTCGCCCACGCCCTGATCCCGGGAGTCTGA
- a CDS encoding agmatinase family protein, whose amino-acid sequence MALSHDPLWPRAGAWPAFEDTADAVLLGVPTWRTSLSPTGAHATPAAIREALPRYGTTVLGPPTIDLDEVLRIADAGDVPEPDGDTGEARTIERVRELARASDLVIALGGDNSLTYPVALGAEATGLITFDAHFDLRDGVSNGTPVRRLVEDAPAASGLPTARIDPTRIVQIGLADFANSAAYARRAADWGIRVVTLDDVRRRGIADVVAEAVEIAGAGDRPRVHLDIDVDVCDRAVAPGCPASVPGGLAAWELRALTRGVAADPRVRSADIAEVDATADAEDGRTVRLAALCVLELLVGLAAR is encoded by the coding sequence ATGGCGCTGTCCCACGATCCGCTCTGGCCGCGCGCCGGGGCCTGGCCCGCGTTCGAGGACACGGCCGATGCGGTGCTCCTCGGCGTCCCGACCTGGCGCACCTCGCTGTCCCCGACCGGAGCCCACGCGACGCCGGCCGCGATCCGCGAGGCGCTCCCCCGCTACGGCACGACGGTCCTCGGCCCGCCGACGATCGACCTGGACGAGGTGCTCCGCATCGCGGATGCCGGGGACGTGCCGGAGCCGGACGGCGACACCGGAGAGGCACGGACGATCGAGCGGGTCCGGGAGCTGGCGCGAGCGTCCGACCTCGTCATCGCTCTCGGCGGCGACAACTCCCTCACCTACCCTGTCGCCCTCGGTGCGGAGGCCACGGGCCTGATCACGTTCGACGCCCACTTCGACCTGCGCGACGGCGTCTCCAACGGCACGCCGGTGCGACGACTCGTCGAAGACGCCCCGGCGGCGTCCGGCCTCCCCACCGCCCGCATCGACCCCACCCGGATCGTGCAGATCGGCCTCGCCGATTTCGCGAACTCCGCCGCCTACGCGCGCCGGGCGGCGGACTGGGGCATCCGGGTCGTCACGCTCGACGACGTGCGCCGTCGCGGGATCGCCGACGTCGTGGCCGAGGCGGTCGAGATCGCGGGGGCGGGCGACCGGCCCCGCGTGCACCTCGACATCGACGTGGACGTGTGCGACCGCGCGGTCGCCCCGGGATGCCCGGCCAGCGTCCCCGGAGGCCTGGCGGCGTGGGAGCTGCGCGCCCTCACGCGCGGTGTCGCCGCCGACCCGCGGGTCCGGAGCGCCGACATCGCCGAGGTCGATGCGACAGCGGATGCCGAGGACGGTCGCACCGTGCGACTCGCGGCCCTCTGCGTGCTCGAGCTGCTCGTCGGCCTCGCGGCACGCTGA
- a CDS encoding LacI family DNA-binding transcriptional regulator has protein sequence MAKAPTVEDVAAHAGVSRQTVSNVLNTPDIVRPATRERVLASIDELGYRRHAAARRLRLRRSSTIGIRLDPYLGGISGVVLDRFVHAITERSSDRGMRMLVYAARTPEEELGRLAELWDGSEIDAAILTGTVRDDPRVTRLDALGLPFISFGRPWGDDDISDPMHLWVDVDGAAGTRAATTYALEHGSAVTFLGWPSGSGTGDDRERGWREAVAEAGAHGARVVAEDSVPEARRAITRALEDGIRADAIVCASDSLAVGALLGLADAGKTVPVIGFDNTPTAEALGFSSVEQRPEDVAEAILHLLMGPTGDVVAPRRVESGSAHALITPELVVR, from the coding sequence ATGGCCAAGGCCCCCACGGTGGAGGATGTGGCGGCACACGCCGGCGTCTCCCGCCAAACGGTGTCGAACGTCCTGAACACCCCGGACATCGTCCGGCCGGCCACCCGGGAGCGCGTGCTCGCCTCCATCGACGAGCTCGGCTACCGTCGGCACGCGGCGGCCCGCCGGCTGCGCCTGCGTCGGAGCTCGACGATCGGCATCCGGCTCGACCCGTACCTGGGTGGGATCTCGGGGGTGGTGCTGGATCGTTTCGTGCACGCCATCACGGAGCGGTCGAGTGATCGCGGTATGCGCATGCTCGTGTACGCGGCACGGACCCCGGAGGAGGAACTCGGCCGGCTCGCCGAACTGTGGGACGGATCCGAGATCGATGCGGCGATCCTCACCGGCACCGTGCGCGACGACCCCCGCGTCACGCGGCTGGACGCGCTCGGTCTGCCGTTCATCTCCTTCGGACGGCCGTGGGGGGATGACGACATCTCCGATCCGATGCATCTCTGGGTCGACGTGGACGGCGCGGCGGGCACGAGGGCGGCGACGACGTATGCGCTCGAGCACGGGAGCGCGGTGACCTTCCTGGGCTGGCCGTCGGGGTCGGGCACGGGGGACGATCGAGAACGCGGGTGGCGCGAGGCCGTCGCGGAGGCGGGGGCGCACGGCGCCAGGGTCGTCGCCGAGGACTCGGTTCCCGAGGCGCGTCGGGCGATCACCCGGGCGCTGGAAGACGGCATCCGGGCGGACGCCATCGTCTGCGCCAGCGACTCTCTCGCCGTGGGGGCCCTGCTCGGCCTCGCCGACGCCGGGAAGACCGTCCCGGTCATCGGGTTCGACAACACGCCCACCGCCGAAGCCTTGGGATTCTCCAGCGTCGAGCAGCGACCGGAGGATGTGGCGGAGGCGATCCTCCATCTATTGATGGGGCCGACGGGGGACGTCGTCGCGCCGCGTCGGGTCGAGTCCGGCTCGGCGCACGCGCTCATCACGCCCGAGCTCGTCGTGCGCTGA